From a region of the Campylobacter sp. CNRCH_2014_0184h genome:
- a CDS encoding AAA family ATPase, translated as MIESILIKENLGFKQAKLELEAGLTVFTGLSGAGKSVLFKAILAAFALSESEAKMVEILLNDKLELDEFGIENEELNVFKLLKDKSSRYFINNQLISKKNLALLSKKFVKYLSAKENNEFSNERFLNLLDFMQSKEDKKFQDFLNEYKNIYKEYMENKTKLEKIQEEEKKVEELKEFTSFEIQKIQSINPKIGEFDELMSFKKRLSKKDKIDAAWNRASRIFELESAVIEALQISDVDSSFFSECLNELRAVWENQSFDDFDFDIEEVLDRIEKLSSLISKYGSIEEALEALEKKKAELAHYENLSFEKKELEEKVQSTKILLDEKSQKLSTLRKKRLKELEKLLNFYLEKLYMKEVKLELKDCALSILGKDEVSLNINEASLKNLSSGEINRLRLSFIATECNVTNKASGIIFLDEIDANLSGKEAMSIAEVLKELAKFYQIFAISHLPQLSSKASNHFLVEKIGNESRVRKIEKEERVRELARMVSGENITQEALEFTRTLL; from the coding sequence ATGATAGAGAGTATTTTAATCAAAGAAAATTTAGGTTTTAAACAGGCAAAATTAGAATTAGAAGCGGGACTTACTGTCTTTACTGGTTTAAGTGGTGCTGGAAAGTCTGTGCTTTTTAAGGCTATTTTGGCAGCATTTGCTCTAAGTGAGAGTGAAGCTAAAATGGTAGAAATTTTATTAAATGATAAACTTGAATTAGATGAGTTTGGTATCGAAAATGAAGAATTAAATGTATTTAAACTTTTAAAAGATAAAAGCTCGCGTTATTTTATCAATAATCAACTTATTTCAAAAAAGAATTTAGCCTTGCTTTCTAAGAAATTTGTAAAATATCTTTCAGCTAAGGAAAATAATGAGTTCTCAAATGAAAGATTTTTAAACTTACTTGATTTTATGCAATCAAAAGAGGATAAGAAATTTCAAGATTTTTTAAATGAATATAAAAATATTTATAAAGAATATATGGAAAATAAAACTAAATTAGAAAAAATTCAAGAAGAAGAAAAAAAAGTAGAAGAATTAAAAGAATTTACGAGCTTTGAAATACAAAAAATTCAAAGTATTAACCCAAAAATAGGTGAATTTGATGAGTTGATGAGTTTTAAAAAAAGACTTTCGAAAAAAGATAAAATTGACGCTGCTTGGAATAGGGCAAGCAGAATTTTTGAATTAGAATCAGCAGTGATTGAAGCTTTGCAAATTAGTGATGTTGATAGTTCATTTTTTTCAGAGTGTTTAAATGAACTAAGGGCAGTGTGGGAAAATCAAAGTTTTGATGATTTTGATTTTGATATAGAAGAAGTACTTGATAGGATAGAAAAACTTTCTTCTTTGATTTCAAAATATGGAAGCATAGAAGAAGCTTTAGAAGCTTTAGAGAAGAAAAAGGCAGAATTAGCTCATTATGAAAATTTAAGTTTTGAAAAAAAGGAATTAGAAGAAAAAGTACAAAGTACTAAAATACTTTTAGATGAAAAAAGTCAAAAATTAAGTACTTTGCGTAAAAAAAGATTAAAAGAGCTTGAAAAATTACTGAATTTTTATCTTGAAAAACTTTATATGAAAGAAGTTAAATTAGAACTTAAAGATTGTGCTTTAAGTATTTTAGGTAAAGATGAAGTGAGTTTAAATATCAATGAGGCTAGTTTAAAAAATTTAAGTTCAGGCGAGATAAACCGTCTAAGACTTTCTTTTATTGCAACAGAATGCAATGTTACTAATAAAGCTAGTGGGATAATATTTTTAGATGAAATTGATGCAAATTTAAGTGGCAAAGAAGCTATGAGTATAGCTGAAGTATTAAAAGAGCTTGCTAAGTTTTATCAAATTTTTGCAATTTCACATTTACCACAGCTTTCATCAAAAGCAAGCAATCATTTTTTAGTAGAAAAAATAGGAAATGAAAGTAGGGTAAGAAAAATAGAAAAAGAAGAAAGAGTAAGAGAACTTGCTAGAATGGTAAGCGGGGAAAATATCACACAAGAGGCTTTAGAATTTACTAGAACTTTACTTTAA
- a CDS encoding NAD(+)/NADH kinase — protein MKKNINIEKIQKIGLFCRLNTNLNEQIDFLRAIFLQKNIELVLLEQEKINLKDLQELDFLISLGGDGTLLSLCRQVYQAKKPILGINAGNLGFLTALSFNEVESFFKDFFKSDFKIEKAKMLQITLYKKNKIIKKFAFNDAVFSRDNALMANVEVFFENKLFNAYYGDGLIIASSSGSTAYNISAGGPIVHPWSEIFVLTPVCSHSLTQRPIVLPYGFELELKVEHCLLYLDGQEVIDPKEYDKILIGLSKKELSFIHKKDRDYFQVLKEKLNWGK, from the coding sequence ATGAAAAAAAATATAAATATAGAAAAAATTCAAAAAATAGGCTTATTTTGTAGGTTAAATACAAATTTAAATGAGCAAATTGATTTTTTAAGAGCAATTTTTTTGCAAAAAAATATAGAGCTTGTGTTGCTAGAGCAAGAAAAAATTAATCTAAAAGATTTACAAGAATTAGATTTTTTGATTTCTCTGGGTGGAGATGGTACACTTTTGTCTTTATGTAGACAAGTTTATCAAGCTAAAAAGCCTATTTTGGGTATAAATGCAGGAAATTTAGGTTTTTTAACAGCTCTTTCTTTTAATGAGGTAGAAAGTTTTTTTAAAGATTTTTTTAAAAGTGATTTTAAAATAGAAAAAGCCAAAATGCTTCAAATTACCTTGTATAAAAAAAATAAAATCATTAAAAAATTTGCTTTTAATGATGCGGTTTTTTCTCGTGATAATGCTTTAATGGCAAATGTAGAAGTTTTTTTTGAAAATAAACTTTTTAATGCTTATTATGGAGATGGTTTGATTATAGCTAGCTCAAGTGGCTCGACTGCTTATAATATTAGTGCAGGTGGGCCTATAGTGCATCCTTGGAGTGAAATTTTTGTTCTAACTCCAGTTTGCTCTCATTCTTTAACTCAAAGGCCCATAGTTTTACCTTATGGCTTTGAGCTTGAATTGAAAGTTGAGCATTGTTTGTTGTATTTAGATGGACAAGAAGTGATTGATCCTAAAGAATATGATAAAATTCTTATAGGACTTAGCAAAAAAGAACTTAGTTTTATACATAAAAAAGATAGAGATTATTTCCAAGTTTTAAAAGAAAAGTTAAATTGGGGTAAGTGA